A genome region from Triticum aestivum cultivar Chinese Spring chromosome 2B, IWGSC CS RefSeq v2.1, whole genome shotgun sequence includes the following:
- the LOC123047442 gene encoding E3 ubiquitin-protein ligase AIRP2 → MVAAAPCATRRSFRDSLKVLEADIQHANTLASECSRDYDGACVQMRMSYSPAARLFLFLLQWTDCSLAGALGLLRILIYKVYVDGTTTMSTHERKASIREFYAVIFPSLMQLEHGISDSDDRRQRAACSERYRRRDEPEDSKRPVSEIDAEIEEECGICMELNSRVVLPNCSHDMCIKCYHQWRTRSQSCPFCRDSLKRVNSGDLWMLTDQRDVVDMATVTRENIRRLFAYIEKLPLVTLDNIFDAYDSHRMFLVLGCG, encoded by the exons atggtggcggcggcgccgtGCGCCACGCGGAGGTCGTTCAGGGACTCGCTCAAGGTGCTGGAGGCGGACATCCAGCACGCCAACACCCT GGCGTCGGAGTGCTCGCGGGACTACGACGGGGCGTGCGTGCAGATGCGCATGTCCTACAGCCCCGCCGCgcgcctcttcctcttcctcctccagtggACCGACTGCAGCCTCGCCGGCGCGCTCGGCCTCCTCAGGATCCTCATCTACAAG GTCTATGTGGACGGCACAACCACCATGTCCACCCACGAAAGGAAGGCCAGCATCAGGGAGTTCTACG CTGTGATATTCCCCTCCCTCATGCAACTGGAGCACGGGATCAGCGACTCCGACGACCGGAGGCAGAGGGCGGCGTGCTCGGAGAGGTACAGGAGGAGAGACGAGCCGGAGGACAGCAAGAGGCCCGTCTCCGAGATCGACGCCGAGATAGAGGAGGAGTGCGGGATCTGCATGGAGCTCAACAGCAGGGTCGTGCTGCCCAACTGCAGCCACGACATGTGCATCAAGTGCTACCATCAATG GCGCACGAGATCTCAGTCATGCCCCTTCTGCCGGGACAGCCTCAAAAGAGTGAACTCCGGCGACCTATGGATGCTCACCGACCAGCGCGACGTCGTCGACATGGCGACGGTGACGAGGGAGAACATCAGGCGCCTGTTCGCATACATCGAGAAGCTGCCCCTCGTCACGCTGGACAACATCTTCGATGCCTATGATTCCCAT AGGATGTTCCTCGTCCTAGGATGTGGCTGA